In Cicer arietinum cultivar CDC Frontier isolate Library 1 chromosome 7, Cicar.CDCFrontier_v2.0, whole genome shotgun sequence, a single window of DNA contains:
- the LOC101511080 gene encoding LOW QUALITY PROTEIN: uncharacterized protein (The sequence of the model RefSeq protein was modified relative to this genomic sequence to represent the inferred CDS: inserted 1 base in 1 codon; deleted 1 base in 1 codon; substituted 1 base at 1 genomic stop codon), with the protein MAKVVGEAPLSYLIVVLLDRLSSPQVANFIIGKKLDVNLIQRLKNTLYAVEAVLNDAEYKQIKDSAVANWLHDLIDALYLAYDILDLISTKEHLADDILNSTTASTYLCHFSNSEEMDMVRKLEYIVTRFESILKRKDILGLQHIATHHHSSWRTPSTSLNHGSKIFGRNQDIEAILKLLLHDGDDDSDKISVISIVDMGGVGKTTLAQAVYNHENIKQKFDVQAWVCVYDDFDVLKVTKAIAEEVRSACNTNNLNILQQDLKDKLSGKKFLIVLDDVWTEDYDSWNSLIKPLRCGAKGSKILVTTRIQKVVSMVQTFQAYSLEQLSDEDCWSVFANHTCLSQEKSTQNMDLEKIGKEIVRKCKGLPLAAQSLGGLLRRHDIRDXKTILNSNIWEIDEKESESIPALRISYHYLPHYLKTIGIKREIGSFVLESHIIGREDNKNEILSLLRQPHEYQNVSFIAIVGISGLGKTTLAQLVYNDLEVQNLFEKRMWVYVSRKFDVKTIVKTMLESLTESKISDILSLENLQNMFCENLTGKRYLLVLDDVWNENYEIIMDAAAVGGAFLSAFIQVVLFRLASPQFANFLTGNKLDVNLIQRLKNTLYAVEAVSHDAELKQIKDSAVNNWLDDLKDALYLADDILDHISTKAASTQKNKKVSTKMVRKLEDIVARLETILKRKDILGLQHIPTHHHYSWRTPSTSLNHGSNIFGRNQDIEAILKLLLHDGDDDSDKISVIPIVGMGGVGKTTLAQTVYNHENIKQKFDVQAWXCVSDDFDVLKVTKAIAEEVRSACNTNNLNILQQDLKDKLTGKKFLIVLDDVWTEDYDSWNSLIKPLRCGAKGSKILVTTRSQKVVSMVQTFQAYSLEQLSDEDCWSVFANHACLSQEKSTQNMDLEKIGEEIVRKCKGLPLAAQSLGDLLQRKRDIRDWKKILNSNIWEIDEKESEMIPALTISYHYLPPYLETIGIKREIGSFVLESHIIGREDNKNEILSLLRQPHENQNVSFIAIVGISGLGKTTLAQLVYNDWEVQNLFEKRMWVCVSHKFDVKTIVKTMLESLTESKIGDTLSLENLQNMLCENLTGKRYLLVLDDVWNEIYEIWDQLRTYLMYGAQDSKVVVTTRSYGVAQTMGASVSYALCCLNQEESWILLKNIATYGDKTKIMNQTLESIGRKIVERCSGVPLEIRTLGGLLQDKSEAREWKDVLEGMLWKSGEHEAVIMHVLHLSYQNLSPLLRQCFAYCSIYPKGWQIEKDELVQLWMAQGYLEFSFEQNLLEDIGNQFVKIFLMKSIFQDAKMDEDGDIHSFKMHDLTHDLAMQVAGNDCFYLDSKTTIPXXXXXXLEPNAVHLLDSLDGSMLRTLILLSSEEDEELNWDALSVISNFKSLRALKLSYSSLSNLSDSIGNLKHLRYLNLSSCRGLGNLFKSININVFLQTLILMPNENVVFSTMAISKLINLRHLHISDWEASEDKNPTKFKRMSMQQNKSMFFSNWLSPHTMTNLVEISLFLCGSFRCLPPLECHPFLKSLHVSFLEDLEYVYYEEVLPLTFFPSLESLTFWFCGKLKGWCRMLDDLNHPNSSSHLSLPPFPRLSQLSIIGCQMLTQMPTFPNLENRLELFDSSVETLEATLNIAASQYQNDSPPLSMLKSLHLDRMSFNLNQIDWFTCETIQDIGVWFKDNHNYFPSLQKLSIHNCEDLEALPDWICNLQSLTHLSIHDCINLASLPEEMFLLSKLQTLEIIGCPLLIEECETRTSATWTKIAQVPKIILKRSSLERGWEGVMDGKTREEQVTENDTAGANNSMNNNLPKNEELRRGERVRRPTWELTD; encoded by the exons ATGGCGAAGGTTGTGGGTGAAGCTCCTCTCTCTTATCTCATTGTAGTTCTTCTCGACAGGCTTTCATCTCCTCAGGTTGCTAATTTCATCATTGGAAAAAAGCTTGACGTCAATTTGATCCAAAGGTTGAAAAACACTCTTTATGCTGTTGAAGCTGTTTTGAATGATGCTGAATACAAACAGATCAAAGACTCTGCTGTTGCAAACTGGCTTCATGATCTCATAGATGCTCTTTATCTTGCTTATGACATTCTCGATCTCATTTCTACCAAAGAGCATCTTGCTGATGACATTCTCAATAGTACTACTGCTTCTACCTACTTGTGTCACTTTTCCAACTCTGAAGAAATGGATATGGTTCGTAAGTTGGAATATATAGTTACTAGGTTTGAATCCATTCTTAAACGCAAAGATATTCTTGGTCTTCAACATATTGCAACTCACCACCACTCTTCTTGGAGAACTCCATCAACCTCCCTAAATCATGGATCTAAGATATTTGGTAGAAATCAAGACATAGAAGCCATACTC AAATTACTTTTAcatgatggtgatgatgatagtgataaGATTTCTGTGATCTCTATAGTTGACATGGGTGGTGTGGGCAAAACCACTTTAGCCCAAGCTGTGTACAACCATGAAAATATAAAGCAGAAATTCGATGTTCAAGCATGGGTTTGTGtttatgatgattttgatgttttGAAGGTTACAAAGGCCATTGCAGAGGAAGTTAGAAGTGCTTGTAACacaaataatttgaatattCTTCAGCAAGATTTGAAGGATAAGTTGTCCGGAAAAAAGTTCTTAATTGTTCTGGATGATGTCTGGACCGAAGATTATGACAGTTGGAATTCTCTTATAAAGCCTCTTCGATGCGGAGCTAAAGGAAGTAAAATTCTTGTAACAACCCGTATTCAAAAGGTTGTTTCTATGGTCCAAACTTTTCAAGCTTACTCTCTTGAGCAATTGTCTGATGAGGATTGTTGGTCTGTGTTTGCAAACCATACATGCCTTTCTCAAGAAAAATCCACTCAGAATATGGATCTCGAAAAAATTGGTAAAGAGATTGTTCGAAAATGTAAGGGATTGCCTTTAGCAGCACAATCACTTGGGGGTTTGTTGCGACGGCATGACATCAGGGATTGAAAAACAATACTCAATAGTAATATTTGGGAAATTGATGAAAAGGAGAGTGAGAGCATTCCAGCACTAAGAATTAGTTATCATTATCTCCCTCACTATTTGAAAACTATCGGTATAAAGAGGGAAATTGGTTCTTTTGTGTTAGAATCTCATATTATTGGAAGAGAAGATAACAAAAACGAAATATTAAGCTTGTTGAGGCAGCCACATGAATATCAGAATGTCTCCTTCATTGCTATCGTTGGAATTAGTGGTTTAGGAAAGACAACTCTTGCTCAATTGGTATACAATGATTTGGAAGTGCAAAATCTGTTTGAAAAGAGAATGTGGGTATATGTCTCTCGTAAATTTGATGTCAAAACTATTGTGAAGACAATGTTGGAGTCATTAACCGAGAGCAAAATTAGTGATATATTATCATTAGAAAACTTGCAAAATATGTTTTGTGAAAATTTAACTGGTAAAAGATACTTGTTAGTCTTAGATGACGTTTGGAACGAGAATTATGAAAT AATCATGGATGCGGCTGCTGTTGGTGGAGCTTTTCTCTCTGCTTTCATTCAAGTTGTTCTCTTCAGGCTTGCTTCTCCTCAGTTTGCTAATTTCCTCACTGGAAATAAGCTTGATGTCAATTTGATCCAAAGGTTGAAGAACACTCTTTATGCTGTTGAAGCTGTTTCGCATGATGCTGAACTGAAACAGATCAAAGACTCTGCTGTTAACAACTGGCTTGATGACCTCAAAGATGCTCTCTATCTTGCTGATGACATTCTCGATCACATTTCTACCAAAGCTGCTTCTACTCAGAAGAACAAAAAGGTGAGTACAAAGATGGTTCGTAAGTTGGAAGATATAGTTGCTAGGCTTGAAACCATTCTTAAACGCAAAGATATTCTTGGTCTTCAACATATTCCAACTCACCACCACTATTCTTGGAGAACTCCATCAACCTCCCTAAATCACGGATCTAACATATTTGGTAGAAATCAAGACATAGAAGCCATACTCAAATTACTTTTACATGATGGCGATGATGATAGTGATAAGATTTCTGTGATTCCTATAGTTGGCATGGGTGGTGTGGGCAAAACCACTTTAGCCCAAACTGTGTACAACCATGAAAATATAAAGCAGAAATTCGATGTTCAAGCAT TTTGTGTTTctgatgattttgatgttttGAAGGTTACAAAGGCCATTGCAGAGGAAGTTAGAAGTGCTTGtaatacaaataatttgaatattCTTCAGCAAGATTTGAAGGATAAATTGACCGGAAAAAAGTTCTTAATTGTTCTGGATGATGTCTGGACCGAAGATTATGACAGTTGGAATTCTCTTATAAAGCCTCTTCGATGCGGAGCTAAAGGAAGTAAAATTCTTGTAACAACCCGTAGTCAGAAGGTTGTTTCTATGGTCCAAACTTTTCAAGCTTACTCTCTTGAGCAATTGTCTGATGAGGATTGCTGGTCTGTGTTTGCAAACCATGCATGCCTTTCTCAAGAAAAATCCACTCAGAATATGGATCTCGAAAAAATTGGTGAAGAGATTGTTAGAAAATGTAAGGGGTTGCCTTTAGCAGCACAATCACTTGGGGATTTGTTGCAACGGAAACGTGACATCAGGGATTGGAAAAAAATACTCAATAGTAATATTTGGGAAATTGATGAAAAGGAGAGTGAGATGATTCCAGCACTAACAATTAGTTATCATTATCTCCCTCCCTATTTGGAAACTATTGGTATAAAGAGGGAAATTGGTTCTTTTGTGTTAGAATCTCATATTATTGGAAGAGAAGATAACAAAAACGAAATATTAAGCTTGTTGAGGCAGCCACATGAAAATCAGAATGTCTCCTTCATTGCTATCGTTGGAATTAGTGGTTTAGGAAAGACAACTCTTGCTCAATTGGTATATAATGATTGGGAAGTGCAAAATCTGTTTGAAAAGAGAATGTGGGTATGTGTCTCTCATAAATTTGATGTCAAAACTATTGTGAAGACAATGTTGGAGTCATTAACTGAGAGCAAAATTGGTGATACATTATCATTAGAAAACTTGCAAAATATGCTTTGTGAAAATTTAACTGGTAAAAGATACTTGTTAGTCTTGGATGACGTTTGGAATGAGATTTATGAAATATGGGATCAACTGAGGACTTATTTGATGTATGGTGCTCAAGATAGTAAGGTTGTAGTGACAACTCGTTCATATGGTGTAGCACAAACAATGGGTGCAAGTGTCTCCTATGCTCTATGTTGTTTGAATCAAGAAGAATCTTGGATTTTGTTGAAGAATATTGCTACATATGGGGATAAGACCAAAATAATGAACCAAACTCTTGAATCAATTGGTAGGAAGATAGTTGAAAGGTGCAGTGGAGTTCCACTAGAAATCAGAACACTAGGAGGCCTATTACAGGATAAAAGTGAAGCAAGGGAATGGAAGGATGTTTTAGAAGGTATGTTGTGGAAATCAGGTGAACACGAAGCAGTCATCATGCATGTGTTGCACCTTAGTTACCAAAATTTATCGCCTCTGCTGAGACAGTGTTTTGCTTACTGCTCTATATATCCTAAAGGTTGGCAAATAGAGAAGGATGAGTTGGTTCAACTGTGGATGGCACAAGGTTATCTTGAATTTTCATTTGAACAAAATCTCCTCGAAGACATTGGCAACCAATTCGTGAAgattttcttgatgaagtcaatTTTCCAAGATGCAAAAATGGATGAAGACGGTGATATTCATAGTTTCAAAATGCACGATTTAACGCATGATCTCGCAATGCAAGTAGCAGGCAACGATTGTTTTTACTTGGATAGTAAGACAACAATTCCTGNNNNNNNNNNNNNNNNNTTGGAACCCAATGCAGTTCACTTGTTGGACTCATTAGATGGAAGCATGCTTCGAACTTTGATTTTGCTGTCTTCCGAAGAGGATGAGGAATTGAATTGGGATGCATTGTCTgttatttcaaatttcaaatccTTACGTGCCTTGAAGCTGTCATACTCATCTTTAAGCAATTTGTCTGATTCAATTGGAAATCTGAAACATTTAAGATATCTTAACTTATCAAGCTGTAGAGGATTGGGGAATCTTTTCAAATCCATCAACATTAATGTCTTCTTACAAACACTAATACTGATGCCAAATGAAAATGTTGTATTTTCTACAATGGCTATctcaaaattaatcaatttgagACACCTTCACATCTCTGATTGGGAAGCCTCTGAAGACAAGAATCcaactaaatttaaaagaatgaGCATGCAACAAAACAAAAGTATGTTTTTTTCAAACTGGCTTTCTCCACACACAATGACAAATCTTGTTGAAATCTCTTTGTTTTTGTGTGGAAGCTTTCGGTGTCTCCCACCATTAGAATGTCACCCATTCCTTAAGTCACTTCATGTAAGTTTCCTTGAAGACCTAGAGTACGTATATTATGAAGAGGTTTTGCCTTTAACATTCTTTCCATCTTTGGAGAGTCTCACTTTCTGGTTTTGTGGGAAGCTAAAGGGATGGTGTAGGATGTTAGATGATTTAAATCATCCTAACTCTTCATCTCATCTCTCCCTGCCTCCCTTTCCTCGTCTTTCTCAACTATCAATCATTGGATGTCAGATGTTGACTCAAATGCCTACTTTTCCAAACCTTGAGAACAGGTTGGAATTGTTTGATAGTAGTGTGGAGACATTGGAAGCAACACTAAACATAGCAGCATCACAATATCAGAATGACTCCCCTCCTCTTTCCATGCTCAAATCCTTGCACCTTGATCGAATGAGCTTCAATCTGAATCAAATTGATTGGTTTACTTGCGAAACAATTCAAGATATTGGTGTTTGGTTTAAGGACAACCACAACTACTTTCCTTCCCTGCAAAAACTCTCCATTCATAATTGTGAAGACCTAGAGGCATTGCCAGATTGGATATGCAACCTCCAATCGCTTACGCATCTCTCCATACATGATTGCATAAATTTGGCTTCGCTGCCTGAAGAAATGTTTCTTCTTAGCAAATTACAGACCTTGGAAATCATTGGTTGCCCCCTCTTAATTGAGGAATGCGAGACCCGAACAAGTGCAACTTGGACCAAAATAGCTCAGGtgccaaaaataattttgaagcGATCTTCATTGGAAAG AGGATGGGAGGGTGTAATGGATGGAAAGACACGTGAGGAGCAGGTGACAGAAAATGACACAGCAGGTGCCAATAATAGCATGAATAACAACCTTCCTAAAAATGAGGAGTTAAGACGTGGAGAAAGAGTGAGAAGGCCCACATGGGAACTAACAGACTAG